One part of the Halobacteria archaeon AArc-dxtr1 genome encodes these proteins:
- the aroA gene encoding 3-phosphoshikimate 1-carboxyvinyltransferase, with amino-acid sequence MSVDVTLSPSRVRGTVRAPPSKSYTHRAILAAGYADEAVVRDALWSADTRATARAVSLFGGGVDREAGGTLDVTGFGGRPDVPANVIDCDNSGTTMRLVTAAAALADGTTVLTGDESLRSRPQGPLLEAIAALGGEAASTRGNGQAPLVVTGPISGGEVSIPGDVSSQYITALLMAGAVTDEGIEIDLETELKSAPYVDVTIEVLADFGVEVRKTEAGFAVDGGQTYAPEGGSYAVPGDFSSISYPLAAGAIASDEGLRIEGAHPSAQGDTAIVEIAERMGADVDWDREAGAIDVSRGALSGIEVSVADTPDLLPTIATLGAVADGDTHIVDAEHVRYKETDRVSAMAEELGKLGVETTEEHDSLTVHGSDSALSGATVDGRGDHRIVMALALAGLVADGETTIRGAEHVDVSFPGFFDVLEGVGVDVTRSD; translated from the coding sequence ATGAGCGTCGACGTCACCCTCTCGCCCTCGCGCGTTCGAGGGACCGTACGCGCACCGCCGTCGAAGAGCTACACCCATCGGGCCATCCTCGCGGCCGGCTACGCCGACGAGGCCGTCGTCCGTGACGCCCTCTGGAGCGCCGACACCCGGGCGACTGCCCGCGCTGTCTCCCTGTTCGGCGGCGGCGTCGACCGTGAGGCAGGCGGCACCCTCGACGTAACTGGCTTCGGCGGCCGGCCCGACGTCCCGGCGAACGTGATCGACTGCGACAACAGCGGGACGACGATGCGGCTCGTGACCGCGGCGGCGGCGCTGGCCGACGGCACGACGGTGCTGACGGGCGACGAGTCCCTCCGAAGTCGGCCCCAGGGACCGCTGCTTGAGGCCATCGCAGCCCTGGGCGGCGAGGCTGCGAGCACCCGCGGGAACGGCCAGGCGCCGCTGGTCGTCACGGGACCGATCTCGGGCGGCGAGGTCTCGATCCCGGGCGACGTCTCCTCGCAGTACATCACCGCCCTGTTGATGGCGGGCGCGGTCACCGACGAGGGGATCGAGATCGACCTCGAGACCGAACTGAAGTCGGCGCCGTACGTCGACGTCACGATCGAGGTGCTCGCCGACTTCGGCGTCGAAGTGCGCAAGACCGAGGCCGGATTCGCCGTCGACGGCGGGCAGACCTACGCACCCGAGGGCGGATCTTACGCCGTCCCCGGGGATTTCTCGTCGATATCCTACCCACTTGCAGCGGGTGCGATCGCGAGCGACGAGGGACTGCGCATCGAGGGCGCCCACCCCAGCGCCCAGGGCGACACGGCCATCGTCGAGATCGCAGAGCGGATGGGCGCCGACGTCGACTGGGATCGCGAGGCCGGCGCGATCGATGTTTCTCGGGGTGCGCTCTCCGGGATCGAGGTGTCGGTCGCGGACACGCCGGACCTGCTGCCGACGATCGCGACGCTGGGTGCCGTCGCCGACGGCGACACGCACATCGTCGACGCCGAGCACGTCCGGTACAAGGAGACCGACCGTGTGAGCGCGATGGCCGAGGAGCTCGGCAAGTTGGGCGTCGAGACGACCGAGGAGCACGATTCGCTGACGGTTCACGGGAGCGACTCCGCGCTCTCGGGTGCGACAGTCGACGGCCGGGGCGACCACCGGATCGTAATGGCGCTCGCGCTTGCCGGACTCGTCGCGGATGGCGAGACGACGATTCGGGGTGCCGAACACGTCGACGTCTCCTTCCCCGGCTTCTTCGACGTCCTCGAGGGGGTCGGCGTCGACGTGACCCGAAGCGACTGA
- the dctP gene encoding TRAP transporter substrate-binding protein DctP encodes MNRRRYLACGGVAASSALAGCIDLPGGGGDPSSFTVAGVLSADTESHGWDGVGSYAHNEFVDRVADQTDDLDPSYAGDEQICGEEECPESIVEDVVEVGGASIGNTSGQWPSQDVFLLPYTFPTPAAAAHTITHEETWERYWTPFAEEYGVVPFWLGTPFLRQLYIGEDHYDPDDPVRTPSDVEGLTVRRTESQTASIAFEEWGANPQQLAWGDTVEGLRTGVVDATETWGGAAGSFGMTESLGEVVVTDWTIGYQGWWASVDWLQDLPDEQREALAEVCRELTEDSVHIQREVLEDRIGQTSSPDDGTAYAEDDVAVTMLDDDELDEWRDSVNPQENPELYDQIFDYVDDLGIDGQEFHDYLWEQARADETPSDVEDVSVDTWWDDYIDEL; translated from the coding sequence ATGAATCGCAGACGATATCTGGCGTGTGGTGGAGTAGCTGCGTCATCGGCGCTTGCAGGGTGCATCGACCTGCCCGGCGGCGGTGGCGACCCCTCGTCATTTACCGTCGCCGGCGTGCTCAGTGCGGACACCGAGTCTCACGGCTGGGACGGCGTCGGTTCGTACGCACACAACGAGTTCGTGGACCGAGTGGCCGACCAGACGGACGATCTCGATCCCTCCTACGCGGGCGACGAGCAGATCTGTGGCGAGGAGGAGTGTCCGGAGAGCATCGTCGAGGACGTCGTCGAGGTCGGCGGCGCGTCGATCGGGAACACGAGCGGGCAGTGGCCCTCACAGGATGTCTTCCTGCTGCCGTATACCTTCCCGACGCCGGCCGCGGCCGCCCACACGATCACCCACGAGGAGACGTGGGAGCGCTACTGGACGCCCTTCGCCGAGGAGTACGGCGTCGTCCCCTTCTGGCTGGGAACGCCGTTCCTGCGGCAACTGTACATCGGTGAAGACCACTACGACCCTGACGACCCCGTCCGGACGCCGTCGGACGTCGAGGGCCTCACCGTCAGGCGAACGGAGAGTCAGACCGCCTCGATCGCGTTCGAGGAGTGGGGCGCCAACCCACAGCAGCTGGCCTGGGGCGACACCGTCGAGGGGCTGCGAACCGGCGTCGTCGACGCGACCGAGACCTGGGGCGGCGCCGCCGGCTCGTTCGGGATGACCGAGAGCCTCGGCGAAGTCGTCGTCACCGACTGGACGATCGGCTACCAGGGCTGGTGGGCGAGCGTCGACTGGCTTCAGGACCTCCCGGACGAACAGCGCGAGGCGCTCGCCGAAGTCTGTCGGGAGCTCACCGAGGATTCGGTTCACATCCAGCGCGAGGTACTGGAAGACCGCATCGGCCAGACCTCCTCCCCCGACGACGGGACGGCCTACGCCGAGGACGACGTCGCCGTGACCATGCTCGACGACGATGAGTTGGACGAGTGGCGTGACTCCGTCAATCCACAGGAGAATCCGGAGCTCTACGATCAGATCTTCGACTACGTCGACGACCTCGGCATCGACGGCCAGGAGTTCCACGACTATCTCTGGGAGCAGGCCCGCGCCGACGAAACGCCCAGTGACGTCGAAGACGTCTCCGTCGACACCTGGTGGGACGACTACATCGACGAGCTGTAA
- a CDS encoding DNA topoisomerase I: protein MELIITEKDNAARRIADILSGGSMDASRENGVNVYEWGGTRCVGLSGHVVGVDFPAEYSDWRNVEPVELIDADVEKTPTKENIVATLRILSRKAELVTIATDYDREGELIGKEAYEIVRDVNEEVPIHRVRFSSITENEVQSAFDEPDELDFDLAAAGEARQIIDLIWGASLTRFLSLSSGQLGNDFISVGRVQSPTLKLIVDREREIEAFDPETYWELIADLTKSGTDEGGTSFEAQYFYRDEDDNEAERVWKEAAADAAYETLSAAETATVVDVNRRTRTDSPPTPFNTTQFIRAASSLGYSAQRAMSIAEDLYTAGYITYPRTDNTVYPDDLEPDELLDSFVSHPVLGESAESLLEAEEELVPTEGDEETTDHPPIHPTGEIPARGGDVDDDEWEIYELVVRRFYATVAEAAVWEHLKVVAEADGERLKANGKRLVEAGYHDVYPYFSTSENYVPDVSEGEALAIGEVDLEEKETQPPRRYGQSRLIETMEDQGLGTKSTRHNTLEKLYDRGYIESDPPRPTRLAMAVVDAAESYADRVVSEEMTAQLEADMDAIASGEATLDDVTDDSREMLEEIFANLADSRDEIGDHLRKSLKDDKRLGPCPDCGEDLLVRRSRHGSYFVGCDGYPDCEYTLPLPSTGKPLIQDAECDDHGLNEVKMLAGRQTFVHGCPLCKAEAAGEGPVLGRCPDCGSEHDGELAIKTLQSGSRLVGCTRYPDCEYSLPLPRRGEIEVTDEHCDEHDLPELVIHSGDEPWELGCPICNYREFQARESDSGSDLESIEGIGEKTVEKLLAAGIESIDDLTGADPEGVADTVDGVSADRVRTWQAKA, encoded by the coding sequence GTGGAGCTGATCATCACCGAGAAAGACAACGCCGCACGGCGGATCGCCGACATCTTGAGCGGCGGCTCGATGGACGCCAGCCGCGAGAACGGGGTGAACGTCTATGAGTGGGGTGGCACGCGCTGTGTCGGGCTGTCTGGCCACGTCGTGGGCGTCGACTTCCCCGCGGAGTACTCCGATTGGCGCAACGTCGAGCCGGTCGAGCTGATCGACGCCGACGTCGAGAAGACGCCGACGAAAGAGAACATCGTCGCCACGCTGCGAATCCTCTCTCGGAAGGCCGAGCTAGTGACGATCGCGACCGACTACGACCGCGAGGGCGAGCTCATCGGCAAGGAGGCCTACGAGATCGTCCGCGACGTCAACGAGGAGGTGCCGATCCACCGGGTGCGGTTCTCCTCGATCACCGAAAACGAGGTCCAGTCGGCGTTCGACGAGCCCGACGAGTTAGACTTCGATCTCGCGGCCGCAGGCGAGGCCCGCCAGATCATCGACCTCATCTGGGGTGCCTCACTCACCCGATTCCTCTCCTTATCCTCGGGCCAGCTCGGCAACGACTTCATCTCCGTCGGCCGGGTGCAGTCGCCGACGCTGAAGCTGATCGTCGATCGCGAGCGCGAGATCGAAGCGTTCGACCCCGAGACCTACTGGGAGCTGATTGCCGATCTCACGAAAAGTGGGACAGACGAGGGGGGTACCTCCTTCGAGGCGCAGTACTTCTACCGCGACGAAGACGACAACGAAGCCGAGCGCGTCTGGAAGGAGGCTGCCGCCGACGCGGCCTACGAGACGCTCTCGGCTGCGGAGACGGCGACTGTCGTCGACGTCAACCGCCGAACCAGAACCGACTCGCCCCCGACGCCGTTTAACACCACGCAGTTCATCCGCGCGGCGAGCTCGCTTGGCTACTCGGCCCAGCGCGCGATGTCGATCGCCGAGGACCTCTACACGGCAGGCTACATCACCTACCCGCGAACGGACAACACGGTCTATCCGGACGATCTCGAGCCTGACGAACTGCTCGACTCGTTCGTCAGCCATCCGGTCCTCGGCGAGTCGGCCGAATCGCTGCTCGAGGCCGAGGAGGAACTCGTCCCCACGGAGGGCGACGAGGAGACGACGGACCACCCACCAATTCACCCGACCGGCGAGATCCCTGCCCGTGGTGGCGACGTCGACGACGACGAGTGGGAGATCTACGAACTCGTCGTCAGGCGGTTTTACGCCACGGTCGCCGAGGCAGCGGTCTGGGAGCACTTGAAGGTCGTCGCCGAGGCCGATGGCGAGCGCCTGAAGGCAAACGGCAAGCGCCTCGTCGAAGCGGGCTACCACGACGTCTACCCGTACTTCTCTACCAGCGAGAACTACGTCCCCGACGTCTCCGAGGGGGAGGCCCTCGCCATCGGCGAGGTCGATCTCGAAGAGAAAGAGACCCAGCCGCCCCGGCGGTACGGCCAGTCGCGGCTGATCGAGACGATGGAGGATCAGGGACTTGGCACGAAGTCGACGAGACACAACACCTTAGAGAAGCTCTACGACCGGGGCTACATTGAGAGCGATCCGCCGCGGCCGACCCGGCTCGCGATGGCTGTCGTCGACGCCGCCGAGAGCTACGCCGACCGCGTCGTCTCAGAGGAGATGACCGCCCAACTCGAGGCGGACATGGATGCCATCGCCTCGGGTGAGGCGACCTTGGACGACGTCACCGACGACTCCCGCGAGATGCTCGAGGAAATCTTCGCGAACCTGGCCGACTCGCGCGACGAGATCGGCGATCACCTCCGAAAGTCCCTCAAGGACGACAAACGCCTCGGCCCCTGCCCTGATTGTGGCGAGGATCTGCTCGTGCGCCGAAGTCGTCACGGCTCGTACTTTGTCGGCTGCGACGGCTACCCCGATTGTGAGTACACGCTCCCGCTGCCCTCGACGGGGAAACCGCTCATTCAGGACGCCGAGTGTGACGACCACGGGTTGAACGAGGTAAAGATGCTCGCGGGCCGCCAGACGTTCGTCCACGGCTGCCCGCTCTGTAAGGCCGAAGCTGCCGGCGAGGGGCCGGTGCTCGGACGCTGTCCAGACTGTGGCTCGGAGCACGACGGCGAACTCGCCATCAAGACCCTCCAGAGCGGCTCCCGACTCGTCGGCTGTACGCGGTATCCCGACTGCGAGTACTCGCTTCCCTTACCCCGACGCGGCGAGATTGAGGTCACCGACGAGCACTGTGACGAACACGACCTCCCCGAACTCGTGATTCACAGCGGCGACGAGCCATGGGAACTCGGCTGTCCGATCTGTAACTACCGGGAGTTCCAGGCCCGCGAGAGCGACTCGGGATCGGATCTCGAATCGATCGAGGGGATCGGCGAAAAGACCGTCGAGAAGCTCCTCGCCGCTGGCATTGAGAGCATCGACGACCTGACGGGCGCCGATCCGGAGGGTGTCGCCGACACAGTCGACGGCGTCAGCGCCGACCGCGTCCGAACCTGGCAGGCGAAGGCCTAA
- a CDS encoding small multi-drug export protein: MATVPLPFVALCSLLAGTAALSAVLLSFGAASLEPLVGAVGSIESMFESADGPLAYLLVFLGAATPWLEILVVVPIGVLYGLNPVLVATVAFLGNILTVYALIAAADRVTDALRRWRGESESSARRERAARVWNRYGMPGLAMGSPILTGVHLAVLIAFGFGAKKRSTTVWMTASLALWTVIITALSVTGAGALSAIR; the protein is encoded by the coding sequence ATGGCGACTGTTCCGCTCCCGTTCGTTGCCCTCTGCTCGTTACTTGCCGGTACAGCCGCGCTTTCGGCCGTTCTTTTGAGTTTCGGAGCCGCCTCTCTCGAACCGCTCGTCGGCGCCGTCGGCTCCATCGAATCCATGTTCGAGTCGGCGGACGGACCGCTCGCGTACCTGCTGGTCTTTCTCGGCGCGGCGACGCCCTGGCTCGAGATTCTCGTGGTCGTCCCCATCGGCGTCCTCTACGGACTGAACCCGGTGCTCGTCGCGACCGTCGCGTTCCTCGGCAACATCCTGACGGTGTACGCGCTCATCGCCGCGGCCGACCGCGTTACGGACGCCCTGCGACGCTGGCGCGGCGAGTCCGAGTCCTCAGCCCGGCGCGAGCGCGCGGCCCGCGTCTGGAACCGGTACGGAATGCCGGGGCTGGCGATGGGGTCACCCATCCTGACCGGCGTCCACCTCGCGGTCCTGATCGCGTTCGGCTTCGGTGCGAAAAAGCGCTCGACGACCGTCTGGATGACGGCGAGCCTCGCACTCTGGACCGTCATCATCACCGCGTTATCGGTGACTGGTGCAGGGGCGCTCTCGGCGATTCGGTAG
- a CDS encoding TRAP transporter large permease, whose protein sequence is MIELGLGALLGLLTLLAFVLFVLGVPILLVFGVWVVGFHLMVPAFPMTNMAIEAQAELENFAYVAIPLFILVGDLIHEGDIAEDLIGFSRETIGWLPGSTGNTALSVSAIFSAITGSNTATTAAVGKALHPPMAEEGYDETYAAATVAAGGTVGAIIPPSILLIIYGVLFDVSIQALFLAGVIPGLAMVAGMIAVNSYLSSRTEYGVSSYDFDFSPSGIVRSGWQAKLGLGTIIILLGGIFAGYFTPSEASAVAVVYILGMGILARRIDSLDQVVRASFTSLLLVGVIMPVTVFAVLVQQNLSYLGLQTIVSDAILSIGPDWQVMLVMMVIMLITGSLLSSVPNIVLTAPFLTPAAMELGLDPVTWGVLFMMSDAIGFITPPYGLNLYVISGLTDIDYVKVAYAALPHLFVLIAIWAAFFVFPGLNVLAP, encoded by the coding sequence ATGATCGAACTCGGACTCGGCGCCCTGCTGGGGCTGCTGACGCTGCTCGCGTTCGTGCTGTTCGTCCTCGGTGTGCCCATCCTGCTGGTCTTTGGCGTCTGGGTCGTCGGCTTCCACCTCATGGTGCCGGCGTTTCCGATGACCAATATGGCGATCGAGGCCCAAGCGGAACTGGAGAACTTCGCGTACGTCGCGATTCCGCTGTTCATCCTCGTCGGCGACCTCATCCACGAGGGCGACATCGCCGAGGACCTCATCGGTTTCTCCCGGGAGACGATCGGCTGGCTTCCGGGCAGCACCGGGAACACGGCGCTGTCGGTGTCGGCGATCTTCTCGGCGATCACTGGTTCGAACACAGCCACGACGGCCGCGGTCGGGAAGGCGCTTCACCCGCCGATGGCCGAGGAGGGGTACGACGAAACCTACGCGGCCGCGACCGTCGCCGCGGGCGGGACCGTCGGTGCGATCATCCCGCCGAGCATCCTGTTGATCATCTACGGCGTCCTCTTCGACGTCTCGATCCAGGCGCTGTTCCTGGCCGGCGTGATCCCCGGGCTCGCGATGGTCGCGGGGATGATCGCCGTCAACTCCTATCTCTCCTCACGCACCGAGTACGGCGTCTCGAGCTACGACTTTGACTTTAGCCCCTCGGGGATCGTCCGCTCGGGCTGGCAGGCCAAACTCGGGCTGGGAACGATCATCATCCTGCTGGGCGGGATCTTCGCGGGGTACTTTACGCCCTCGGAGGCCTCCGCCGTCGCCGTCGTCTACATCCTGGGGATGGGGATCCTCGCCAGACGAATCGACAGCCTCGACCAGGTCGTGCGGGCCTCGTTCACGTCGCTGTTGCTCGTCGGTGTCATCATGCCGGTGACAGTGTTCGCGGTGCTCGTCCAGCAGAACCTCTCGTATCTCGGCCTCCAAACGATCGTCTCTGACGCGATCTTGAGCATCGGCCCCGACTGGCAAGTGATGCTCGTCATGATGGTCATCATGTTGATAACCGGCTCGCTGCTCTCGTCGGTTCCAAACATCGTCCTCACTGCGCCCTTCCTCACACCTGCCGCGATGGAACTCGGGCTCGATCCGGTCACGTGGGGCGTCCTGTTCATGATGAGCGACGCGATCGGGTTCATCACGCCGCCATACGGGCTAAATCTCTATGTCATCAGTGGTCTCACCGACATCGACTACGTGAAGGTCGCCTACGCGGCGCTCCCACACCTGTTCGTCCTGATTGCGATCTGGGCGGCCTTTTTTGTCTTCCCCGGGCTGAACGTGCTCGCGCCCTGA
- the aroC gene encoding chorismate synthase, with the protein MNGNRFGRLFQVTTFGESHGEAMGCTVSGCPAGLELSEDDIQGDLDRRKPGQSMITTSRGEPDAVSIKSGVQDGYTTGTPIGMVIQNKDARSGKYEPFITAPRPSHGDFTYSAKFGTRNWGGGGRSSARETVNWVAAGAIAKKLLSLQGIELKAHVNQIGDVEAPDVSFEQMVEHSEENDVRCGDPDAAAEMQDLIADYQEEGDSIGGSIYFEARGVPVGLGAPRFDSLSARLGQAMMAVPATTAFEFGLGTEAAEWTGKDRNDDWEFSEDGDPVPVENDHGGIQGGISSGEPIYGEVTLHAPTSIPKTQQTADWETGELKEEKVIGRHDPVLPPRGVPVVEAMLALTLVDFMLLSGRMNPDRVDGQPGTYDTDYHPSNPRNEE; encoded by the coding sequence ATGAACGGCAACCGCTTCGGTCGCCTCTTCCAGGTGACCACGTTCGGCGAGAGCCACGGGGAGGCGATGGGCTGTACGGTCTCTGGCTGTCCCGCGGGTCTCGAACTCTCCGAAGACGACATCCAAGGCGACTTAGACCGGCGCAAGCCGGGCCAGTCGATGATCACGACCTCTCGAGGCGAACCAGACGCCGTCTCGATCAAATCGGGCGTCCAGGACGGCTACACGACCGGGACGCCGATCGGGATGGTCATCCAGAACAAAGACGCCCGCTCGGGCAAGTACGAACCGTTCATCACGGCGCCCCGGCCCTCCCACGGCGACTTTACCTACTCGGCGAAGTTCGGCACCCGCAACTGGGGTGGCGGCGGCCGCTCCTCGGCCCGCGAGACGGTCAATTGGGTCGCCGCGGGCGCCATCGCAAAGAAACTCCTCTCGCTGCAGGGCATCGAGCTCAAGGCCCACGTCAACCAGATCGGCGACGTCGAGGCACCCGACGTGAGCTTCGAGCAGATGGTAGAACACAGCGAGGAAAACGACGTCCGCTGTGGCGACCCCGACGCGGCAGCGGAGATGCAGGACCTGATCGCCGACTACCAGGAGGAAGGCGACTCCATCGGCGGTAGCATCTACTTCGAAGCCCGCGGCGTCCCCGTCGGACTGGGCGCACCCCGATTCGACTCTCTCTCGGCGCGGCTCGGCCAGGCGATGATGGCCGTGCCGGCGACCACCGCGTTCGAGTTCGGCCTCGGCACCGAGGCTGCCGAGTGGACCGGCAAGGACCGAAACGACGACTGGGAGTTCAGCGAGGACGGAGATCCCGTCCCCGTCGAGAACGATCACGGCGGCATTCAGGGCGGAATTTCGTCCGGCGAACCGATCTACGGCGAGGTCACCCTCCACGCGCCGACGTCGATCCCGAAGACCCAGCAGACCGCAGACTGGGAGACCGGCGAACTGAAAGAGGAGAAGGTCATCGGCCGCCACGACCCCGTCTTGCCGCCCCGTGGCGTCCCGGTCGTCGAGGCCATGCTGGCGCTCACGCTGGTGGACTTCATGCTCCTTTCAGGGCGGATGAACCCCGACCGCGTCGACGGCCAGCCCGGTACGTACGACACGGACTACCACCCGAGCAATCCTCGAAACGAGGAGTAA
- a CDS encoding MATE family efflux transporter, which translates to MAETERKGVDTTTGPIPPKLLHLAWPLVLGNLLQTFYNLADMFWVGRVGSDAVAAVSLMFPLSWLFVSTAMGLTAATIALVSQHVGAGDDRMADRVVGQTILLAVAASTVLAAVGLAFRRPLLSLIGAQDQVFVEALAYIEVIFLALPLTFLFFAFRSSLQGAGDTKTAMWLVLISAGINVVLDPFFILGWGPFPEMGTRGAAVATFIARGIAAVAGIYILLDGRFGVRLRLGDLVPNLTVQRRLVDIGYPATIDGWARSFASVVMAGFVARFGAAPTAAYGIGVRYMSVTWAVSGAIGDATATGVGQNLGARTPDRAASVARVATAATMLIIAAVAAVLLVFPAQAIAIFVDDPDVIAEGVVFLRIIAPFWALFAGVMVLQGAFRGAGNTREAMVLSFLSRWIFRVPVALALAFTSVTIPLAWLGLPSVEVPTLPGIDLGVAGIWWAYAFGMAASFVVAVVWFRLGTWREAVVGTETEQNGDPGPAEE; encoded by the coding sequence GTGGCAGAGACGGAGCGCAAGGGCGTCGATACGACGACGGGACCGATCCCACCGAAGCTGCTCCACCTGGCCTGGCCTCTGGTCCTCGGTAACCTGTTGCAGACATTCTACAATCTGGCGGACATGTTCTGGGTTGGCCGCGTTGGCAGCGATGCGGTCGCCGCCGTCTCGCTCATGTTTCCACTGTCGTGGCTGTTCGTCTCGACGGCGATGGGACTGACCGCGGCGACGATCGCGCTCGTCTCCCAACACGTCGGCGCCGGCGACGACCGCATGGCCGACAGAGTCGTCGGCCAGACGATCCTGCTCGCGGTCGCGGCCTCGACCGTCCTCGCGGCAGTCGGGCTCGCGTTCCGGCGGCCGCTGCTCTCCCTGATCGGCGCACAGGACCAGGTGTTCGTCGAGGCCCTCGCGTATATCGAGGTGATCTTCCTTGCACTTCCGTTGACGTTTCTCTTCTTCGCGTTTCGCTCGTCCCTGCAGGGTGCCGGCGACACGAAGACGGCAATGTGGCTCGTACTCATCTCGGCGGGCATCAACGTCGTCTTGGATCCCTTCTTCATTCTGGGCTGGGGGCCGTTCCCCGAGATGGGGACGCGGGGTGCCGCGGTCGCGACGTTCATCGCCCGCGGAATCGCCGCCGTCGCGGGGATCTACATCCTGCTCGACGGCCGGTTCGGCGTGCGACTCCGACTCGGTGATCTCGTTCCGAACCTCACCGTCCAGCGGCGGCTGGTCGACATTGGCTACCCAGCGACGATCGACGGCTGGGCGCGCAGTTTCGCCTCGGTCGTGATGGCTGGCTTCGTCGCCCGCTTCGGGGCAGCTCCGACGGCGGCCTACGGAATCGGCGTCCGGTACATGTCCGTCACCTGGGCCGTCTCCGGAGCGATCGGCGACGCGACGGCGACCGGCGTCGGGCAGAACCTGGGTGCCCGGACACCCGATCGCGCGGCTTCGGTTGCCAGGGTAGCCACCGCGGCGACGATGCTAATCATCGCGGCGGTTGCGGCCGTCCTACTCGTCTTTCCGGCCCAAGCGATAGCGATCTTCGTCGACGATCCAGACGTGATCGCCGAGGGCGTCGTCTTCTTGCGGATCATCGCCCCGTTCTGGGCGCTCTTTGCGGGCGTGATGGTCCTGCAGGGTGCGTTCCGCGGGGCGGGCAACACGCGAGAGGCGATGGTGCTGTCTTTTCTCTCCCGGTGGATCTTCCGGGTCCCCGTGGCGCTTGCGCTCGCGTTTACCTCGGTGACGATCCCGCTGGCTTGGCTGGGACTCCCGAGCGTCGAGGTCCCGACGCTCCCCGGCATCGATCTCGGCGTCGCGGGGATCTGGTGGGCCTACGCGTTCGGAATGGCGGCCTCGTTCGTCGTCGCCGTCGTCTGGTTCCGGCTGGGGACCTGGCGGGAGGCCGTCGTCGGAACCGAGACAGAACAGAACGGCGATCCCGGCCCCGCTGAGGAGTAA
- a CDS encoding TRAP transporter small permease subunit, giving the protein MDARTLEVGDSEIDLRRRIRDVFTYLEGIVAICILAVYTAIITIDIVQRELWGGAFTWSFEIVLGLFAWMTWLSAAFAVRHRSHLRFTLVRKAISNRANYAVYWLEYVLWIAIMGIVLRYSVPIFLDRWETGRLVVGTGVVPSALLYLSVPVGMALVMVRATEQIAQVTREYRRGEDITPDPSIGTEGDE; this is encoded by the coding sequence ATGGACGCTCGCACGCTGGAGGTCGGTGACTCCGAAATCGACCTCAGACGACGGATCCGGGACGTCTTTACGTACCTGGAAGGTATCGTCGCGATCTGTATTCTGGCGGTCTACACCGCGATCATTACAATCGACATCGTCCAGCGGGAGCTCTGGGGCGGCGCGTTCACCTGGAGCTTCGAGATCGTCCTCGGACTGTTCGCGTGGATGACCTGGCTCAGCGCGGCCTTCGCCGTCCGGCACCGATCGCACCTCCGATTTACACTCGTCCGGAAGGCGATATCGAACCGGGCGAACTACGCCGTCTACTGGCTCGAGTACGTCCTCTGGATCGCCATCATGGGGATCGTGCTCCGGTACTCAGTGCCGATCTTCCTCGATCGGTGGGAGACCGGCCGGCTGGTCGTCGGTACCGGTGTCGTCCCCTCGGCGCTGCTGTATCTCTCCGTCCCCGTCGGAATGGCGCTGGTGATGGTCAGAGCGACCGAACAGATCGCCCAGGTAACCCGTGAGTACCGTCGGGGCGAGGATATCACGCCCGATCCCTCGATCGGGACGGAGGGTGACGAATGA